In the Leishmania mexicana MHOM/GT/2001/U1103 complete genome, chromosome 31 genome, one interval contains:
- a CDS encoding putative ribosomal protein L3, whose protein sequence is MSHCKFEHPRHGHLGFLPRKRSRQIRGRTRAFPKDDATQKPHLTSFMVFKAGMTHIVRDVDRPGSKVNKKEVVEPVTILEAPPMVIVGIVGYRQTPVGLKTIGTVWAHHTSVEFRRRYYKNWKQSAQLAFSRQKQFANTKEGRVVEARTLNAFAKKASVIRVIAHTQLRKLRNHRVGVKKAHVQEIQINGGNVAAKIALAKSLLEKEVRVDSVFQQSEACDVCSVTKGHGTEGVVKRWGVACLPRKTHRGLRKVACIGAWHPARVMYTVARAGQHGYHHRTQLNKKIYQIGRSVAVEPNQATTTYDLTAKTITPMGGFVGYGTVRNDYVMLKGSVSGPRRRVMTLRRPMAPQTSRQLKEKIVLKFIDTSSKIGHGRFQTKKEKSQWFGPLKKDRIRREERLRKERAARAVERKAKAAKK, encoded by the coding sequence ATGTCTCACTGCAAGTTCGAGCACCCCCGCCACGGCCATCTCGGCTTCCTGCCGCGCAAGCGCTCGCGCCAGATCCGCGGCCGAACGCGCGCGTTCCCCAAGGACGACGCGACGCAGAAGCCCCACCTGACAAGCTTCATGGTGTTCAAGGCTGGCATGACGCACATTGTGCGTGATGTCGACCGCCCTGGATCGAAGGTGAACaagaaggaggtggtggagccgGTGACGATCCTGGAGGCGCCGCCGATGGTGATTGTCGGCATTGTGGGCTACCGCCAAACGCCGGTTGGCCTGAAGACGATCGGCACCGTGTGGGCGCACCACACGAGCGTGGAgttccgccgccgctactACAAGAACTGGAAGCAGTCTGCGCAGCTGGCCTTCTCCCGCCAGAAGCAGTTCGCGAACACGAAGGAGGGCAGGGTCGTTgaggcgcgcacgctgaACGCGTTCGCGAAGAAGGCGTCCGTCATCCGCGTgatcgcgcacacgcagctgcgcaagctTCGCAACCACCGCGTGGGcgtgaagaaggcgcacgtgcaggAGATCCAGATCAACGGCGGCAACGTTGCGGCGAAGATCGCGCTGGCCAAGTccctgctggagaaggaggtgcgCGTCGACTCCGTGTTCCAGCAGTCGGAGGCGTGCGACGTGTGCTCCGTGACGAAAGGTCACGGTACGGAGGGCGTGGTGAAGCGCTGGGGCGTTGCCTGCCTGCCGCGCAAGACACACCGCGGCCTGCGCAAGGTTGCGTGCATCGGCGCGTGGCACCCTGCCCGCGTCATGTACACTGTCGCGCGCGCCGGTCAGCACggctaccaccaccgcacgcaGCTGAACAAGAAGATCTACCAGATCGGCCGCTCCGTTGCTGTGGAGCCGAACCAGGCGACGACGACCTACGATCTGACGGCCAAGACGATCACGCCCATGGGCGGCTTCGTCGGCTACGGTACGGTGCGCAACGACTACGTGATGCTGAAGGGCTCCGTGTCTGgcccgcgccgccgtgtgatgacgctgcgccgcccgaTGGCGCCGCAGACGTCGCGCCAGCTGAAGGAGAAGATCGTGCTGAAGTTCATCGACACGAGCTCGAAGATCGGCCACGGCCGCTTCCAGACgaagaaggagaagagccAGTGGTTCGGCCCGCTCAAGAAGGACCGCATCCGCCGCGAGGAGCGCCTGCGCAAGGAGCGCGCTGCCCGCGCTGTGGAGCGCAAGGCA